The Haloterrigena turkmenica DSM 5511 genome includes the window CCCGAATACGGGCAGGCGTTCCTCGAGACCCATCACGACCAGCTCCTCTTCGGGACGGACTACCTCTACCCGGGCCACGAGACCGCGCAGCTCGGACTGTTCGATCGGTTCGATCTCCCGGCCGAGGCGTGGGCGAACGTTCGCTACCGGAACCTCGAGGGACTGCTGGACGAGGGATGAACGCTCGAGCGCCCGGCGATCGTCCGGAAGTCGCTCACTTAGAACCGCTGGAGCCGAACTTCGTTACCGGTAATATCGTCGATGTGGTCCTCGTCGAGTCGGAACCGCTCCATGCCGTCGGCGACGTCCCGGTCGCGGTGGAGGCGTGACTTGATCGAGTCGCTCATCTCCGCCCCGGGTTCGACGTACGCGACCCCCGCACCGACCTCGTCGATGACGCCGATCTCCTTGCCGTTCGTGTTGACGACTCGTTTCCCTTCCTCGTCGACGGTGAGGTTAGCGCACATATCCATCCGTTTCCGAGGGATCGGGGTATACGTCGGCCCTCCATGTGCCTGTGTCCGGGCCTCGAGCGTCGTAGGGTGGTACCACCCCTCGAGTCAGTCCGTGAATCGCTCGTACGGTTCCGAACGGCGGACGACGGAATCGACACCACTACCCTTCCGGAACCGCGACGAGCGGTAATGAAACTCGCGCGGATCGCGACCGACGACGGACCGGTCGCCGGACGGTACGAAGACGGCGTTCTCCACGCCGACGACGGCGCTTACGACGTCGGCGTCGATCCCGATTTCCTGTCGCCCTGTGACCCCTCGGCGCTGTACCGCATCGACGGCGACCTCGCGGCCACCGACGACCAGTCGACCCGGGAACGCGTAGACGCATTCGACTTCGTCGCCGAGCCCCCGGCACCGCTGGTCGGCCACCGGACGCCCGTTCCGGCTCCCGACGTCGCCGACGAACTCGTCGCCGGCAAACTCGTGGCCGTCGGCGAACTCGCGGCCGTCATCGACGAGCGCTGTCGGAACGTCTCCGAAGACGAGGTTCCGGACGTCGTCCGCGGATACACGATCCGAAACGACCTCGTCGCGGTCGACTCGAACGGTCACACCGCCCGGGACGCGTTCGACGGCTCTGGCTCGCTTGGCCCGTGGATCGAAACCGCGGTCGACCCGATCGGCGTCGGCATGCGGTTCGACGTCTCCGGCGAGCGTCGCCGGGAGGCGACCGTCGAATCGCTGCCGTTCGCCCCCGCCGAGATCGTCTCGTCGCTCTCCCGCCGGGTCACCCTCCGTTCCGGCGACGTCGTCTCGCTCGGCAGCCCCGCGGCTCCCGGATCGGTCGAAGCCGGCGGCGCCGTCGAGACCACCTACGAGGGCGTCGGGACGCTCCGAAACGCGGTCGTCGACGCGGACGGCGAGCGCGGACGCGAGCGAGCGAACGAGGGGAAGCGACGCGGCGTCGGGCTCCACTGAGGCGTTGGCTCGACGGCGGGGCCGACCGCGTTCGATAACGGAGGTGTCGGAAGCGTCGAAAGGGACCGGCATCGAGTGACTGCCGCCGCGACCGCCGACCGTTTCGGTTGTCGGTCGTGTAACGACGGCGTCAGACCGGCATTCCCTTTTTTGCTCCCCGAGCCCGTCTCTCCGGTAGCGAAGCGACGGTTCGAACCGGCGGAGACTCGCCGCTCGTTCGAGCCCCTTCAGTACATCAGTATGGATTCGCCTGAAGACTCACTGACGCCGGACGGCGGCCGCCCGCGCTCGAGTCCTCCGAACCAGCGAGATCCGTTCGCCGAGGGGATCGACCGCCGACGGCTCATGCGGTCGTCGGCCGCCGCCGGTGCCGGTGCGACCGCCGCACTGGCCGGCTGTGTCGGCGGGAGCGACGGCGATGACCAGCGCGCCCCCACGGTCTACGCGTTCAACAACGGCGACCGAACGGTCACCGTCATCGACGCCGAGACCGACGAGGCGCTCGAGACCGCACACGTCGACACCACCGCGTCGTTCCCGGCCAACCAGTACGGGACCGGCGCGGATTCGACGTACGATACCCTCTGGCTCAATGTCAACGGCGGTGTGAAAGCCCTCGACGCCCACACGCTCGAGGCGGTCGCCCGCGTCGAGACCGGGTTCGAGCCGAGCTATCCGAATCTGACGCCGAACGAGGAGCACCTGCTGGTGGCCGCGGGCGGAACGACGACGCTCGATCCCGATCCCGACGACCCCGATGACCACGTGATCGTTCGGATCGACGCCGACCGCGACAGCGATACCTTCGGCGAGGTGACCGGCGAGATCCGGACCGGCCACACCGGCCCGTGTGACGTGACGCTCGAGCCGTCGGGCGAGTACGCGTACGTCCCCGAGATCGCCGACGAGACGCTCAGGGTCGTCGGCGTCGAGCCGTTCGAGACCGCGGCCGAGATCGACGTCGGCGATCCCGTCGGTGACGGGAACGTCCTGTCGTTCATGGCCACGGCCTCGTTCGCCGGCGACCTGCTGCTGGTCGAAAACGGCGAGGGGACGCTCGGCCCCGACCCGGCGGTGCCGCGAGAGGGATCCGAGAGCATTTGGGACATCTCGACGCCGGACGATCCCGCGGAACTCGAGCGGATCACGCGGGACGACGGCCTCCCGGCGGCGCCGATCACCAGCGAGATCGATCCGGACGGCGAGGCGGGCTATCTCTTTACACCCGAAGCGGACAGCGTGACCGTCCTCGCCCTCGAGGACGGGACGATCGACGGGGAGCTCGACGTCGGCGGGAGCGCAATCTCGGGCGCCTGGGGTCCGCGCCGAGAGAAGCTGTACGTTCCCGTTCAGACGGCCAACCACGTCGCCGTCATCGACCGCGCCGAGCGTGACGTCGTCGCGACGGTCGACACCGGCGAATCACCGACCGGAGCCGTCGGCGGCACGGTTCGGCCGGAGACGAGTACGAGCCGTCGACTGCGGGGCTCGCTCGCCGCGCTCGGCCTCGAGTTCGGCGAGCGGGAGGCGACGTACTGCCCGGACGATAACTGTTACTGCGGCTGACGTCCGACCGCCGAGGAGAAAGGCACTTCTGCCGGCGTCCCCTGCGCTCGGACGTGAGTGCCGACGTCACGCGACGCGTCGAGGTCTACCCCGACCGCGAGGTCGTCGTCGAGTTCGATCCGGAGCTTACCTTCGAGTGCGTCGAGGACTGCACCTGGTGTTGTCACCACGGCGTGCTCCTCTACGACAAGGATCTCCTCGAGTTGGCCCAGCGGGCCAACCTCGCCGAGACGACGACGGACTTCCGCGGCGAGAAGTTCGTCACTCGCGAGGAGAAGGGTCGGGACGACCACGTCGACGACGACGGCTGCGCCTGCGCCTTCCTCCGGGACGACGGCCTCTGTACCCTCCACTTGGAGGAGGACTGGAAACCAACTCGGTGTTCGGTCTTCCCGCTGGCCGTCTTCCTCGAGGACGGCGACCTCCACGTCGACATCCGCGACTCGGCCCACGAGCACTGCGAGGGGCTGAACGTCAGCGAGCGGAAGGTCATCGAGAACCTCGAGGCGTTCCTTCCGGAACTGCTGTGGGAACTCGAGAACCCGGATTCGGATCGAGAACTGTAGCCCGCCGGTCGCCGAGCACGACTGTCGAACAGAGCGTATGTCGACTGCGCGTACTGTCAGTATCGAGCCAGGTGTTACCACGGCTCTCCAATCCTTTAAATGTCTCCCGCACGTAGTAGGGTTGTGACAGAAGAATCCGGGCGCCGGAACCTCCGTATGCCCAACAACGATGAAGTATTCGCCGTCGTGACTGAACATCTCGGTGGCAACCACGTGCAACTGCGCTGTGCCGACGGCGAGGAGCGCCTCGGCCGCATCCCCGGTCGGATGAAGTACCGCACGTGGATCGAACAAGACGACATCGTCGTCGCCGAACCCTGGGACTGGCAGGACGAGAAGGCGACGATCGAATGGCGCTACACCAGCCAAGACGCAGATCAACTGCGTCGCGAAGGCCACATCGATTGAACCTCGGTAACTCGAACTGACCGCATTTCTCGCCGACTGACATCGTCCTCGAGCGACGGCGTTCGCGTCGAGTACCTGTTACGGATAATAGTGAACAACTCCTCCTCTCCATTTGATAGATTCGTGACCACTATATGAGATGCCATTGTCGCTGTTGAGTCGGTACTACTGACGGTGCGACTCACGCCGTGAACCTATGAGTGTGGCTCTCGGAGAAGCAGGTATGGTGGAACTGGATAACGTGGATAGAGGTATCCTGCATGAACTCCAGCTCGATGCGCGGAATCGGACGGCTCAAGAGATCGCCGATAAAGTCGATGTGTCTGCCAGTACTGTACGGAATCGAATCGCGGAACTCGAAGCAGACGGGATTATCGAAGGCTATCACCCGAAACTCGACTACGAGAGGGCGAGTCTCCCACTCCAGGTCCTATTCGTCTGTTCAGCACCGCCGACGGAACGGTCAGAGATAGTCGAACAAATACTCGACATCCGTGGGGTTGTGGACGTTCGGGAAACATTGACCGGCCGTCGTAACCTGTACGTCGAGGCCGTCGGGACCGGTACCGCTGATACCGTCCGTATTACCGACGCAATGCACAACCTCGGCCTCTCGATCGAGAGTTCAGAAATCCTGCGCCAACGCCGGGTGCAGCCGTTCAACCATTTCTTCTTTACCGATCCGTACAGTGGGAAGGATAACGATCAGGATGAGTGACCACTTATCGTGGTCGCCCAGGGGGTGTGAAATCCACAATTACACTGGCTGTAGTTGGGGGAGCCACACCGGACGCTGTGGCAACCGCAAATGACAGGGCGAGAATCACGGGATATCGCATAGATTATATATTTGTCAGGCAACACTTATCCCTGCCACTGCACTCTAGGTAGACATGGCAAATCGAGTCTCGGAAACAGACGTGTCGGAGTTCGACGCGGGCGGCGATCAGCAAGACAAGCTCTTTGACGTACTGTCCAATCAACGCCGCCGAGTTCTGCTCTACTCACTACAGGCCAGTCAAATGCCAGTTTCCGTTGGGGAATTGGCAACGAAACTCGCAACGTGGGAAGCCCAACAACCACTCTCTGACCGCTCAGGTGACGATCGAACTACTATCGAAATATCTCTTGTTCACAATCACCTTCCGAAGATGGCCGAAGCAGCACTCATCAAATACGACGATACGGAACGAAGCGTTGCACTTGCGAATCAGACTGACGAGTTGTGGGCACATCTTCAGACGATGAGGAGCAGCTAACGCTGGATGCGATCAACTATGAACTCCATCGCCAAGTGGGCAGTGTCTGTTCGGAGGAAGTTCCAGCGACTCGAGGACGAAGGGGAACCGATAGACGATCCAGTGACAACGCAGCAATACGTTTCACGGTCGTCGTTGTTTCACTG containing:
- a CDS encoding fumarylacetoacetate hydrolase family protein — encoded protein: MKLARIATDDGPVAGRYEDGVLHADDGAYDVGVDPDFLSPCDPSALYRIDGDLAATDDQSTRERVDAFDFVAEPPAPLVGHRTPVPAPDVADELVAGKLVAVGELAAVIDERCRNVSEDEVPDVVRGYTIRNDLVAVDSNGHTARDAFDGSGSLGPWIETAVDPIGVGMRFDVSGERRREATVESLPFAPAEIVSSLSRRVTLRSGDVVSLGSPAAPGSVEAGGAVETTYEGVGTLRNAVVDADGERGRERANEGKRRGVGLH
- a CDS encoding YncE family protein, which gives rise to MDSPEDSLTPDGGRPRSSPPNQRDPFAEGIDRRRLMRSSAAAGAGATAALAGCVGGSDGDDQRAPTVYAFNNGDRTVTVIDAETDEALETAHVDTTASFPANQYGTGADSTYDTLWLNVNGGVKALDAHTLEAVARVETGFEPSYPNLTPNEEHLLVAAGGTTTLDPDPDDPDDHVIVRIDADRDSDTFGEVTGEIRTGHTGPCDVTLEPSGEYAYVPEIADETLRVVGVEPFETAAEIDVGDPVGDGNVLSFMATASFAGDLLLVENGEGTLGPDPAVPREGSESIWDISTPDDPAELERITRDDGLPAAPITSEIDPDGEAGYLFTPEADSVTVLALEDGTIDGELDVGGSAISGAWGPRREKLYVPVQTANHVAVIDRAERDVVATVDTGESPTGAVGGTVRPETSTSRRLRGSLAALGLEFGEREATYCPDDNCYCG
- a CDS encoding translation initiation factor eIF-1A — encoded protein: MSPARSRVVTEESGRRNLRMPNNDEVFAVVTEHLGGNHVQLRCADGEERLGRIPGRMKYRTWIEQDDIVVAEPWDWQDEKATIEWRYTSQDADQLRREGHID
- a CDS encoding Lrp/AsnC family transcriptional regulator — encoded protein: MVELDNVDRGILHELQLDARNRTAQEIADKVDVSASTVRNRIAELEADGIIEGYHPKLDYERASLPLQVLFVCSAPPTERSEIVEQILDIRGVVDVRETLTGRRNLYVEAVGTGTADTVRITDAMHNLGLSIESSEILRQRRVQPFNHFFFTDPYSGKDNDQDE
- a CDS encoding DUF7344 domain-containing protein; the encoded protein is MANRVSETDVSEFDAGGDQQDKLFDVLSNQRRRVLLYSLQASQMPVSVGELATKLATWEAQQPLSDRSGDDRTTIEISLVHNHLPKMAEAALIKYDDTERSVALANQTDELWAHLQTMRSS